The proteins below come from a single Cylindrospermopsis raciborskii Cr2010 genomic window:
- a CDS encoding M16 family metallopeptidase, with protein MILTLPKTPPLQKPRVHSLCNGLTIIAEQMPIEAVSLNVWINVGSAVESDSINGMAHFLEHIIFKGTENLASGEFERRVEERGAITNAATSQDYTQFYITSAPKDFKDLVPLQIDLVCNPSIPPDGFETERLVVLEEIRRSQDSIGRRISRRLMETAFDFLPYRRPILGLESIISQLTPQQMGEFHQTWYQASSITAVAVGNLPVDQLIEIVAEGFEEKMARSSDHPAYPEFADNQEPAFKGITRYEFTDEGLQEARLIVLWRVPGLSELKDTYALDVLAGILGQGRSSRLVQDLREERGLVSTISVSNSNYKLQGLFTISAKCNVEDLAAVETGIVEHLEKLQTELVKESEILRIQTRVANRFIFNNETPGDRSGLYGYYQCLVGDLDPAFNYPQHIQMQNQHDLMKAAQKYLSPQDYRAVIIKPR; from the coding sequence ATGATATTAACCTTGCCAAAAACTCCACCTCTTCAAAAACCCAGGGTACATTCCCTGTGCAATGGGTTAACCATCATTGCGGAACAAATGCCAATTGAAGCAGTTAGTTTAAATGTGTGGATAAATGTTGGTTCTGCTGTAGAGTCCGATTCCATTAATGGAATGGCCCATTTTTTAGAACATATTATATTTAAGGGGACAGAAAATTTAGCTAGTGGTGAGTTTGAGCGTCGTGTTGAAGAGCGAGGCGCTATTACTAATGCAGCCACAAGTCAGGACTATACCCAATTTTATATAACCAGTGCACCTAAAGACTTTAAGGATTTAGTACCACTGCAAATAGATCTAGTTTGTAACCCGTCCATTCCCCCAGATGGTTTTGAAACAGAAAGACTAGTGGTTTTGGAAGAGATTAGGCGTTCACAGGATAGTATAGGAAGGCGAATTTCGCGCCGTCTAATGGAAACGGCCTTTGATTTTTTGCCCTATCGCCGTCCCATACTGGGTTTAGAAAGCATAATTTCTCAGTTGACACCCCAACAAATGGGAGAATTTCATCAGACCTGGTATCAAGCTTCTTCTATAACCGCTGTAGCTGTTGGTAACTTACCAGTGGACCAGCTGATAGAAATTGTAGCTGAGGGGTTTGAAGAAAAGATGGCAAGGTCTTCAGATCACCCAGCTTATCCAGAGTTTGCAGATAATCAGGAACCAGCATTTAAGGGAATTACCCGTTACGAATTTACCGATGAAGGTTTGCAAGAGGCTAGACTAATTGTTTTATGGCGAGTACCAGGATTGAGCGAACTAAAAGATACTTATGCCCTGGATGTATTAGCGGGGATATTAGGACAAGGACGTAGCTCCAGATTAGTACAGGATTTACGGGAAGAAAGGGGATTGGTTTCTACAATTTCTGTCAGTAATAGTAATTATAAACTACAGGGACTGTTCACCATTTCCGCTAAATGTAATGTGGAAGATTTAGCAGCAGTAGAAACAGGTATAGTTGAACATTTGGAGAAACTGCAAACGGAATTAGTTAAAGAGTCAGAGATTCTCCGTATACAAACAAGAGTCGCAAATAGATTTATTTTCAATAATGAAACACCAGGCGATCGCTCTGGATTGTATGGTTATTATCAATGTTTGGTGGGTGATTTAGATCCAGCATTTAATTATCCTCAACACATCCAAATGCAGAATCAGCATGACTTAATGAAAGCTGCACAAAAATATCTTTCGCCACAGGACTATAGAGCAGTTATTATTAAACCAAGATAA
- the crtD gene encoding C-3',4' desaturase CrtD, which produces MSSSSLNIKQSRVIVVGGGIGGLTAAALLARRGYQVLIVDQALVPGGCASTFKRQGFIFDVGATQVAGLEPGGIHYRIFQELDIDLPPATPCDPACAVFLPGETTPINVWRDPQKWQQERQQQFPGSEPFWQLLATLFRASWEFQGRDPILPPGNLWDLLQLIKAVTPSTFITAPFTFMNVGDALRLYGLDHDIRLRTFLDLQLKLYSQVSAQETALLYAATALSISQLPQGLYHLQGSMQVLSDRLVKSLEKNGGQLLMRHTVEGINVEDGKAQGVTIRNQRTGQVFTETADHVIANVTVQNLMELLGEKVPSGYKTRIEKLPPASGAFVVYLGVEQSAIPQNCPPHLQFMYDINGPVGENNSLFVSVSHEGDGRAPAGKATIIASSFVDFAPWWNSDNYPQLKAKFTQEAISRLAEYFDLNPETIILVEAATPKTFADYTARHKGIVGGIGQRISTFGPFGFANRTPVRNLWLVGDSTHPGEGTAGVSYSALTVVRQIDDLQRRLSR; this is translated from the coding sequence ATGTCCAGTTCATCTCTAAACATCAAGCAGTCTCGTGTTATTGTTGTTGGTGGGGGAATAGGTGGCCTTACCGCAGCAGCTCTATTAGCACGTAGAGGTTATCAGGTTTTAATTGTGGATCAAGCTTTGGTTCCTGGTGGTTGTGCTTCAACTTTTAAACGTCAGGGATTTATTTTTGATGTGGGTGCAACTCAGGTTGCAGGTCTGGAACCCGGAGGAATTCATTACCGGATTTTTCAGGAACTAGATATAGATCTACCCCCAGCTACACCCTGCGATCCCGCTTGTGCGGTTTTTCTTCCAGGAGAAACAACTCCAATCAATGTGTGGCGCGATCCGCAAAAATGGCAACAGGAACGTCAACAGCAATTCCCTGGAAGTGAACCCTTTTGGCAATTATTAGCTACTTTATTCCGTGCTAGCTGGGAATTTCAGGGAAGAGACCCTATTTTACCACCGGGTAATTTGTGGGATCTCTTACAGTTGATTAAAGCTGTGACTCCCAGCACCTTTATTACTGCTCCGTTTACTTTTATGAATGTGGGTGATGCTCTCAGATTATATGGTTTAGACCATGATATAAGACTGAGAACGTTCTTAGACTTACAACTTAAATTATATTCCCAGGTTAGCGCCCAAGAAACAGCTCTCCTTTACGCTGCTACCGCTTTAAGTATATCCCAACTTCCTCAAGGACTATATCATTTACAAGGTAGTATGCAAGTGCTGAGCGATCGCCTGGTGAAATCTTTAGAAAAAAATGGCGGTCAATTACTAATGCGTCATACGGTAGAAGGGATTAATGTGGAGGATGGCAAAGCTCAAGGTGTAACAATCCGCAATCAAAGGACTGGACAAGTATTTACAGAGACAGCAGATCACGTGATTGCTAATGTCACAGTGCAGAATCTCATGGAACTACTGGGAGAAAAAGTCCCCTCTGGATACAAGACAAGAATTGAAAAACTCCCCCCTGCTTCCGGTGCATTTGTGGTATATTTGGGGGTGGAACAAAGTGCTATCCCCCAAAATTGTCCACCCCACTTACAATTTATGTATGATATTAATGGACCAGTAGGAGAAAACAACTCCTTATTTGTTTCTGTCAGTCATGAGGGGGATGGTCGGGCACCTGCGGGAAAAGCAACAATTATAGCTTCATCCTTTGTGGATTTCGCTCCCTGGTGGAATAGTGACAATTATCCACAATTAAAGGCAAAATTTACTCAAGAGGCTATTTCTCGACTCGCTGAATATTTTGATTTGAACCCAGAAACAATTATTCTCGTCGAAGCTGCTACACCTAAAACCTTTGCTGACTACACAGCTAGACACAAAGGAATCGTGGGTGGTATTGGTCAAAGAATTTCTACTTTTGGCCCTTTTGGTTTTGCCAATCGTACACCCGTTAGGAACTTGTGGTTAGTTGGTGATTCTACCCATCCAGGGGAAGGTACTGCTGGGGTGAGTTACTCAGCTCTCACAGTAGTTAGACAAATTGATGACCTACAAAGAAGGTTGTCCCGGTGA
- a CDS encoding AAA family ATPase, translated as MTDQDISGGFSPVETTKPEQNPRLSPDSEVQVNQSSGGNAIQDSDRSFGSLMQQQNNNGLHEKGKENNWYRPVDFVLSGKIWELAMWKKSWIWWFFVLAFIPSSMGIISVSILLKLPSAPNCPRIFWPLASASMRVHCATLAASKQTVSDLLQAIALVKDLPQDHPLRGQINDLLQEWSRDIINLAEKSFQVGNLEEAIATAKQIPENLEDRQFVEEKILKWQSTWSTAEEIYQSSIGELENRRWQSAFMLSSKLLRINNRFWSTTKYDQLNQIIVTAREDGDKLDKADSLADRNSVNDILAAIKLVKSVKPESFLYKKAQELVPQFGRKILKLAQAQMERRDADRGLEIAGKIPPIPSLQSEIDDFIDLGEAQRNAWLGTILGLENAISQAQQLDPSRGIYGRAQELISLWQLEIEDITKLEQARDLASGGTIEDLRSAISQAQQVPSQNPRAQEAQTQINRWNDQIETIQDKPYLDRAEQIANAGDINSLQNAIAEASQISSGRALYSKARRRIRSWNASIQRIEDQPYLDRAIVLAESGDLNSAVQEARKIAISGRALAGEAQAVIDTWQEQIRARENWRKARELASIGTADALSQAIRLANRVSRRNVLRMDINVAIDRWGEQILEIARSQSQVDLVRSIETARLVPRSSSAYADAQLQIRTWKEQLVPEVVPTTPLLSPGQPSL; from the coding sequence ATGACAGATCAGGATATTTCAGGAGGTTTTTCTCCGGTTGAGACCACAAAACCAGAGCAAAATCCAAGATTGTCCCCAGATTCAGAAGTCCAGGTCAATCAATCATCCGGTGGGAACGCTATTCAGGATAGCGATCGCAGTTTTGGCTCATTAATGCAGCAACAAAATAACAATGGCTTACACGAAAAAGGTAAAGAAAACAATTGGTATAGACCTGTTGACTTTGTTTTATCCGGTAAGATATGGGAATTAGCAATGTGGAAGAAAAGCTGGATATGGTGGTTTTTCGTCCTAGCGTTTATTCCCAGCAGCATGGGTATTATATCAGTATCAATCTTACTTAAACTACCCTCCGCTCCCAACTGTCCTAGAATATTCTGGCCTTTAGCCAGTGCTTCTATGCGTGTCCACTGTGCTACCCTGGCTGCTTCCAAGCAGACGGTTAGTGACTTATTACAAGCTATAGCCCTAGTGAAGGATTTACCACAAGATCATCCTTTGCGAGGACAAATTAATGATCTATTGCAGGAGTGGTCGCGGGACATTATAAATTTGGCGGAGAAGAGCTTCCAAGTAGGAAATTTGGAGGAAGCAATAGCTACTGCTAAACAAATTCCAGAAAATTTGGAAGATCGTCAGTTTGTGGAGGAGAAAATTCTCAAATGGCAATCTACCTGGTCAACCGCTGAGGAAATCTACCAATCCTCCATTGGAGAACTAGAAAACAGGCGTTGGCAATCAGCTTTTATGCTATCATCCAAATTACTGCGCATTAATAATAGATTCTGGTCGACCACGAAATACGACCAGTTAAATCAAATTATTGTAACTGCGCGGGAAGATGGTGACAAACTAGATAAAGCTGATTCATTAGCTGATCGTAATTCTGTTAATGATATTTTAGCAGCTATTAAGTTAGTAAAATCGGTTAAACCAGAAAGCTTCTTGTACAAGAAGGCTCAGGAATTAGTTCCTCAATTTGGGCGAAAAATTCTGAAACTAGCACAAGCTCAAATGGAGAGAAGAGATGCAGATCGGGGTTTGGAAATTGCCGGAAAAATCCCTCCTATTCCCTCCTTACAGTCGGAAATTGATGATTTTATAGATTTGGGAGAGGCCCAACGAAATGCCTGGTTAGGAACCATTTTAGGCTTGGAGAATGCCATTTCTCAAGCCCAACAACTAGATCCTTCCCGGGGGATATATGGTCGAGCTCAAGAACTTATTTCTCTTTGGCAATTAGAAATTGAGGATATAACTAAGTTAGAACAAGCTCGGGATCTAGCTAGTGGGGGTACCATTGAGGATTTAAGATCTGCCATATCTCAAGCCCAACAAGTTCCATCTCAAAACCCTCGCGCCCAAGAAGCTCAAACCCAAATTAATCGTTGGAATGACCAAATAGAAACCATTCAAGACAAACCTTATTTAGACCGAGCAGAACAAATTGCTAATGCCGGAGATATTAACTCTTTACAAAATGCGATCGCCGAAGCCAGTCAGATTTCTTCAGGTCGAGCCCTATACTCAAAAGCACGAAGGAGAATCCGCTCCTGGAATGCCAGCATTCAGCGTATTGAAGACCAACCCTATTTAGATAGGGCTATAGTGTTAGCCGAAAGTGGGGACTTGAATAGTGCTGTACAGGAGGCGAGAAAAATTGCCATATCCGGGAGAGCATTAGCAGGAGAAGCACAGGCAGTAATTGATACATGGCAAGAGCAAATACGTGCCAGAGAAAATTGGAGAAAAGCGCGAGAACTGGCTAGTATAGGCACAGCGGACGCCCTGTCCCAGGCCATACGGTTAGCCAATCGGGTTTCTCGGCGTAATGTTTTACGCATGGATATCAACGTTGCCATTGATCGGTGGGGTGAGCAAATATTAGAGATTGCTCGTTCCCAAAGTCAAGTTGACCTGGTCAGGAGTATTGAAACTGCCAGATTAGTCCCTCGTAGTAGTTCTGCTTATGCGGATGCCCAACTACAAATTAGAACTTGGAAAGAACAACTGGTTCCAGAAGTAGTGCCCACAACCCCACTGCTATCACCGGGACAACCTTCTTTGTAG
- the hslO gene encoding Hsp33 family molecular chaperone HslO has product MADKLMRATAANGGIRAVGVITTKLAEEARVRHKLSYVATAALGRTMSAGLLMASGMKRSGARINLRVKGDGPLGGILVDAGLDGTVRGYVGNPSIELPPNSKGKLDVGGAVGKGYLYVVKDIGYGYPYSSTVELVSGEIGDDVTHYLVNSEQTPSALVLGVFVGSGGVTAAGGILIQVLPKVARDEALVETLESRVSTLSGFTPLLQAGKSLTDIFEDLLGDMELTIFPETQLLHFHCGCSFERVLGALKMLGESELQDMILKDNGAEATCDFCGSVYQASSDNLAQLIVDLQNVKG; this is encoded by the coding sequence ATGGCGGACAAACTAATGCGGGCCACAGCAGCAAATGGTGGCATTCGAGCGGTGGGTGTAATCACCACAAAGTTAGCCGAAGAGGCAAGAGTGCGCCATAAACTTTCCTATGTAGCCACAGCAGCTCTGGGAAGAACTATGTCAGCAGGTTTGTTAATGGCTTCAGGGATGAAACGCTCTGGTGCGAGAATTAACCTGCGGGTGAAGGGAGATGGACCATTAGGGGGTATATTAGTAGATGCTGGACTAGATGGTACAGTCAGGGGTTATGTGGGCAACCCATCCATAGAACTACCACCCAACAGCAAGGGTAAACTGGACGTGGGAGGTGCTGTAGGAAAAGGGTATTTGTATGTAGTTAAAGATATTGGTTATGGCTATCCCTATTCTAGTACGGTAGAACTGGTGTCCGGAGAAATTGGGGATGATGTCACCCATTACCTAGTTAACTCTGAGCAAACCCCTTCCGCTTTAGTATTAGGTGTGTTTGTTGGTTCGGGTGGTGTAACTGCAGCTGGAGGAATTTTAATTCAAGTTCTGCCAAAAGTTGCCAGAGACGAAGCTCTCGTGGAAACACTGGAATCGAGAGTGTCCACATTATCTGGATTTACACCATTATTACAAGCAGGTAAAAGCTTAACCGACATTTTTGAGGATTTATTGGGGGATATGGAACTGACAATTTTTCCTGAAACTCAACTTCTACACTTTCATTGTGGTTGTTCCTTTGAGCGCGTGCTAGGAGCGTTAAAAATGTTGGGAGAGTCCGAATTACAAGATATGATTCTCAAGGACAACGGAGCTGAAGCTACCTGCGATTTTTGTGGTAGTGTTTATCAAGCAAGCAGTGATAATCTGGCCCAACTAATTGTGGATTTACAAAATGTTAAAGGTTAA
- a CDS encoding universal stress protein, translating into MLNTILVALDDSEIAERVIETLGSLMLSQNAQVILCHVFPSSDATELPADRPHPDSPKLSYFQVEKQLQTYQEKLAVKSQLELVSGDPADEIIRLANIYKADLVVIGNRGLTGMKKIVLRSVSTQVMEEAHCSVLVVKLHR; encoded by the coding sequence GTGTTAAATACTATTTTAGTGGCTTTAGATGATTCCGAAATTGCGGAAAGAGTGATAGAGACATTAGGGAGTCTTATGCTTTCCCAGAATGCGCAGGTGATTCTTTGTCACGTATTTCCATCATCGGATGCCACGGAATTGCCAGCTGATCGTCCTCATCCAGACTCACCCAAATTGTCTTATTTTCAGGTAGAAAAGCAATTGCAAACCTACCAAGAAAAATTGGCGGTAAAAAGCCAACTAGAACTAGTATCAGGGGATCCTGCGGATGAAATAATCAGACTAGCAAATATTTATAAAGCCGATCTAGTGGTGATTGGGAACCGTGGATTGACAGGCATGAAAAAAATCGTTTTGCGCTCCGTCAGTACACAAGTAATGGAAGAAGCGCATTGTTCCGTATTGGTAGTTAAGTTACACAGGTAA
- the hisD gene encoding histidinol dehydrogenase yields MLRIITQQAHVVSELQRICERTQDEQVFNKEATVREVLLSVKNQGDKAVLHYTAEFDHQTLEPGELRVKGSEMDVAYQQISKDLLASIRLACERIEAFHRQRVPKTWVHFGEDEVVLGKRYTPVDRAGLYIPGGRACYPSTVLMNAIPAKVAGVPRIVMVTPPGPDKVINPAVLVAAQEAGIGEIYRIGGSQAIAALAYGTETIPKVDVITGPGNIYVTLAKKLVYGTVGIDSLAGPSEVLIIADETANPKHLAADMLAQAEHDPMAAAILLTTDTGLAKKVQLEVDRQLVDHPRRIDTEKAIAHYGLVVIVESLEAAAEFSNIFAPEHLELEVKDPWSLIQHIRHAGAIFLGDSTPEAVGDYLAGPNHTLPTSGAARYASALGVETFLKHSSIIQYSRGALDKVASAITTLARAEGLPSHADSVRIRFDADS; encoded by the coding sequence ATGCTGCGAATTATCACTCAGCAGGCACACGTTGTATCCGAACTACAACGCATCTGCGAACGTACCCAGGACGAACAGGTGTTTAACAAAGAAGCAACAGTACGAGAAGTTTTGTTGTCTGTAAAAAACCAAGGCGACAAAGCCGTACTCCACTACACAGCCGAGTTTGATCACCAAACCTTGGAACCGGGGGAATTGAGGGTAAAAGGTTCTGAGATGGACGTGGCTTACCAACAAATATCGAAGGATTTGTTGGCATCAATTAGGCTGGCCTGTGAACGAATAGAAGCTTTTCATCGTCAGAGAGTACCAAAAACCTGGGTGCACTTTGGGGAAGATGAAGTGGTTCTAGGTAAACGCTATACACCCGTAGATAGGGCGGGTCTATATATTCCCGGTGGTCGGGCCTGCTATCCTAGTACAGTATTAATGAATGCCATACCGGCTAAAGTAGCAGGTGTACCTCGGATAGTCATGGTCACGCCACCAGGTCCTGATAAAGTAATTAATCCGGCGGTATTGGTAGCTGCTCAAGAAGCTGGAATAGGCGAGATTTATCGCATTGGGGGATCCCAGGCGATCGCAGCTCTAGCATACGGTACAGAAACCATTCCCAAGGTAGATGTAATTACAGGTCCTGGTAATATTTATGTCACCTTAGCCAAAAAACTAGTATATGGGACTGTGGGTATTGACTCCTTAGCTGGGCCGAGTGAGGTGTTAATTATTGCCGATGAAACTGCTAATCCCAAACATCTGGCGGCAGATATGTTAGCTCAAGCGGAACATGATCCTATGGCAGCGGCAATTTTATTGACTACGGACACTGGTTTAGCCAAAAAGGTTCAGTTAGAGGTAGATAGACAATTAGTAGATCATCCCAGAAGGATAGACACAGAAAAGGCGATCGCCCATTATGGACTGGTCGTAATTGTGGAATCTTTGGAAGCAGCGGCGGAATTTTCTAATATATTTGCCCCGGAACATTTGGAATTGGAGGTAAAAGACCCTTGGTCACTAATTCAGCATATCCGTCATGCGGGGGCGATTTTTTTGGGCGATTCTACACCAGAGGCGGTAGGTGACTATTTAGCCGGTCCCAATCATACCCTACCTACATCCGGTGCTGCTCGTTATGCCTCCGCTTTAGGTGTAGAAACCTTCCTCAAACACTCAAGTATTATACAATACTCCCGAGGTGCACTTGACAAAGTAGCCAGTGCCATTACCACCTTGGCTAGGGCGGAGGGTTTACCTTCTCATGCGGATTCAGTACGTATAAGATTTGATGCTGATAGCTAG
- the rpsT gene encoding 30S ribosomal protein S20, with protein sequence MANTKSALKRAQIAERNQLHNKAYKSAVKTLMKKYFAAVEAYASNPTSESKQLVDERMSQAYSKIDKAVKRGVLHPNSGARKKSRLARKLKPLTQPV encoded by the coding sequence GTGGCAAACACAAAATCAGCACTTAAACGCGCCCAAATCGCGGAGCGTAACCAACTGCACAACAAAGCATACAAATCAGCAGTAAAGACGCTGATGAAGAAGTACTTTGCTGCAGTGGAGGCCTATGCTTCCAACCCTACGAGCGAGTCTAAACAGTTGGTGGATGAGAGGATGTCACAAGCCTACAGCAAAATTGACAAAGCTGTTAAAAGGGGAGTGTTGCATCCAAACAGTGGGGCTAGAAAAAAATCTAGATTAGCACGGAAGCTCAAACCATTGACCCAACCAGTTTAG
- a CDS encoding TatD family hydrolase — translation MQLIDSHVHLNFETFKPDLEAVRHRWQEAGVAHLVHSCVHPGEFASIWSIAKQFPEVSFAIGLHPLDADRWEEHTGAEIRNLVHLSNQSNAPVIAIGEMGLDFYKASNREQQHKVFEAQLAIATELDLPVIVHCREAAVEAREVLEKWREREGDRVRGVMHCWGGTPEETQWFLDLGFYISFSGTVTFKNAKAIQSSAAMVGKDRILIETDCPFLSPTPKRGEKRNEPAYVGYVAAQLAEIRGETVESIADQTTANACRLFGIRLEETKIQPNPS, via the coding sequence ATGCAATTAATAGATAGCCACGTACATCTGAACTTTGAAACTTTTAAGCCAGATTTAGAGGCAGTGAGACACCGTTGGCAAGAAGCAGGGGTAGCGCACCTAGTGCATTCCTGTGTTCATCCAGGGGAATTTGCCAGCATTTGGTCTATAGCTAAACAGTTCCCGGAGGTGAGCTTTGCCATTGGGTTACATCCTTTGGATGCTGATAGATGGGAAGAACACACAGGAGCTGAAATAAGAAATTTAGTCCACCTATCTAACCAGTCAAATGCTCCTGTTATAGCAATTGGGGAAATGGGACTAGATTTTTATAAAGCCAGCAACCGTGAGCAACAACATAAGGTATTTGAAGCCCAACTGGCGATCGCCACGGAATTAGATTTACCGGTAATAGTCCATTGTCGGGAAGCTGCTGTAGAAGCGAGAGAGGTGCTAGAAAAATGGCGAGAAAGGGAAGGAGACAGGGTGCGGGGTGTGATGCATTGTTGGGGAGGAACACCGGAGGAAACCCAATGGTTTTTAGATCTGGGTTTTTACATTAGCTTTAGTGGTACAGTTACCTTTAAGAATGCGAAAGCTATACAATCCTCAGCAGCGATGGTAGGTAAAGATAGAATTTTGATTGAAACTGACTGTCCATTTTTGTCACCCACGCCCAAGAGAGGAGAGAAGCGTAACGAGCCAGCCTATGTAGGCTATGTAGCAGCGCAGTTAGCAGAAATCCGAGGAGAAACCGTAGAATCCATAGCTGACCAAACAACTGCCAATGCTTGTAGACTGTTTGGGATTAGACTGGAGGAAACAAAAATTCAGCCAAATCCATCCTGA